Proteins encoded together in one Neobacillus sp. FSL H8-0543 window:
- a CDS encoding fibronectin type III domain-containing protein, producing the protein MTKFRTLPIIVSFMLIVQLFFPIIGVLAAEVQAPANLKIYERYPGSAVIEWDAVPYSSGYKVYRMDGDTKTLTSQPTTNKAFITLKEGTYSFAVSSIVNGSESPLSQPVSIEIIYPEMQAPGNIQSKIERFYDVTLSWDTASYVHYYKIYQVVDGVRKLVTTTEKTTHAFATLPEGHYVYEVTAYNSIFGESEQASRVELDIVYPDMEAPANLTYTIANGNDVTLSWSRSNHANKYNIYKVEDNKRTLVTSSTNLNVTLTNVPEGKHLYEVTSFSYTFKESVNAAGIEVNLVHPDVKAPGNLNLSITNGNDGALSWSKVDYATNYKIYQIIDESRVLLKQTTYQQLSLPNMEEGNYIFEVTAYSDRFGESLGARLKQQVIHPDMQKPEGFTGSVLNVDTLYLKWTKAEYATSYKLYQIINGERKFVSDINNTYTAINNLPEGDYVYEITSYSDRFGESAQASRVEATIVYPEIQAPNLQVYVNQEAKSIALWWDEVDYATSYDIYQVVDGERTLLQPTPNTRIVFNTMPYGKYSYEVVAHSKYGDSPFSNQVTASVEPILEAPTTPKASVKGDDVVLSWDPVKDAESYNVYEEVDGERVLVGNTSDPELTLDDREPGEHTYIIVPVSPTGKESSESTEIVVDVAESDTIAPVTESNVLVQWYQTEVAVELTATDDASGVASTFYSVNGAEFVEGASFVVSESGVNTVQFYSVDNAGNVEAVKTVEVKVDKAPPVTTSNVTDQWVKEFNVELSATDDFSGVDKTYYSVNGSEYVRGTSFVVSEPGVNRVSFFSVDKAGNKEEEQTIEVKIDTTAPETGSNVSNQLNQGEVAVTLTATDDLSGVAATYYSINGAEFVEGTTLTVTEAGLNEVSFYSMDNAGNVEEVKTAEVKVDNVAPETVSNVVNQWNQGEVAVTLTATDDLSGVAATYYSINGAEFVEGTTLTVTEAGVNEVSFYSVDNAGNVEEVKTAEVKVDNVAPETVSDVVEQWNQGEVAVTLTATDDLSGVAATYYSINGAEFVEGTTLTVTEAGVNEVSFYSVDNAGNVEEVKTAEVKVDNVAPETVSDVVEQWNQGEVAVTLTATDDLSGVAATYYSINGAEFVEGTTLTVIEAGVNEVSFYSVDNAGNVEEVKTVEVKIDTEAPKTVSDVVNQWNQGEVAVTLTATDDLSGVATTYYSINGAEFVEGTTLTVTEAGLNEVSFYSVDNAGNVEEVKTVEVKIDTMAPKTASDVSNQQNQGEVVVQLTATDDHSGVAATYYSINGAEFVEGTTVTVTEAGVNEVSFYSADNAGNVEDVKTIEVITDINAPETGSNVSDQWNQGEVAVELTARDAGSGVAATYYSVNGSEFVAGTAFTVTEEGINEVSFYSVDNAGNVEEVKTIEVKIDKTAPTVSIPLDSEISLGSFIQLDYLAEDNLSGITVEKMTLNGETYKKGDKVFLYKPGVNKLVVTVTDAAGWSTQVEKEFEIYISLELEVLPKVIKGNKGVFTVKADLPFNYFGFSYDVSTVTLNGVAADPKNKGLEKQAEKGHFKFEREDFDWEKGEVTLELRGHLDNGYLVIAKKTVQVK; encoded by the coding sequence ATGATGTAACATTGAGCTGGGACACGGCAAGCTATGTCCATTATTATAAAATCTATCAGGTAGTTGACGGGGTAAGGAAATTAGTCACTACAACCGAGAAAACAACTCATGCTTTTGCTACCTTACCTGAAGGGCATTATGTCTATGAGGTAACAGCCTATAATAGTATATTTGGTGAATCAGAACAAGCGTCTCGTGTTGAGCTTGATATCGTATATCCAGATATGGAGGCACCTGCCAATCTGACTTATACCATAGCGAACGGTAATGACGTGACCTTAAGCTGGTCTCGTTCTAATCACGCGAATAAATATAATATTTATAAGGTTGAAGATAACAAGAGAACCCTTGTTACTTCTTCCACGAATTTAAATGTGACACTTACGAATGTTCCAGAAGGAAAACATCTTTATGAAGTAACGTCCTTCAGCTATACATTTAAGGAATCAGTAAATGCTGCTGGTATTGAGGTAAATTTAGTTCATCCAGATGTAAAGGCACCTGGGAATTTAAATTTATCGATTACAAATGGAAATGATGGAGCCCTAAGCTGGAGTAAAGTAGATTATGCGACAAATTACAAGATTTATCAGATCATCGATGAATCAAGGGTATTACTTAAACAGACAACGTATCAGCAGCTGAGTTTACCCAATATGGAAGAAGGAAATTATATTTTCGAAGTAACAGCATATAGCGACCGTTTTGGTGAATCATTGGGAGCTAGGCTGAAGCAACAAGTGATTCATCCAGATATGCAAAAGCCTGAAGGTTTTACAGGCTCAGTTTTAAATGTAGATACTCTTTATTTAAAATGGACCAAAGCAGAATATGCAACAAGCTATAAGCTCTACCAGATAATAAATGGCGAGCGAAAATTTGTTTCAGACATTAACAATACCTATACAGCGATTAACAATTTACCAGAAGGTGACTATGTGTATGAAATCACCTCTTATAGTGATCGCTTTGGTGAATCAGCACAAGCATCACGTGTAGAAGCGACGATAGTATACCCTGAAATACAAGCACCAAACCTGCAAGTGTACGTTAATCAGGAAGCTAAGTCTATTGCTCTATGGTGGGATGAAGTAGACTATGCGACTTCCTACGATATCTATCAAGTAGTAGATGGAGAACGTACACTACTCCAACCTACACCGAATACCCGTATTGTGTTTAACACAATGCCATATGGTAAGTATAGTTATGAGGTAGTAGCACATAGTAAGTATGGTGATTCTCCATTCTCAAATCAAGTAACAGCCTCTGTAGAACCAATTTTAGAGGCACCAACAACTCCAAAGGCATCAGTAAAAGGTGACGATGTGGTTCTTAGCTGGGATCCGGTGAAGGATGCGGAATCTTATAATGTATATGAAGAGGTAGATGGGGAACGAGTTCTTGTCGGAAATACGAGTGACCCAGAATTAACTTTGGATGACCGGGAACCAGGTGAACATACGTATATTATCGTTCCAGTTTCTCCAACTGGAAAAGAATCTAGTGAATCGACTGAGATCGTTGTCGATGTGGCTGAATCTGATACGATAGCACCTGTAACCGAATCAAATGTATTGGTTCAGTGGTACCAGACAGAAGTAGCAGTCGAATTAACCGCAACAGATGATGCTAGTGGTGTTGCGAGCACATTCTATTCTGTAAATGGAGCTGAATTTGTCGAAGGTGCAAGCTTTGTTGTGAGTGAATCGGGAGTAAATACTGTCCAGTTCTACAGTGTTGATAATGCAGGAAATGTAGAAGCTGTGAAGACAGTAGAAGTAAAAGTGGACAAGGCTCCTCCAGTAACAACATCGAATGTAACTGATCAATGGGTAAAAGAATTCAATGTAGAATTATCAGCAACCGATGATTTTAGTGGTGTTGATAAAACCTACTACTCAGTAAACGGTTCTGAATATGTAAGAGGGACTAGCTTTGTTGTAAGTGAACCAGGAGTAAATCGAGTTTCCTTCTTCAGCGTCGACAAGGCAGGTAATAAAGAAGAAGAACAAACAATCGAAGTGAAGATTGATACGACTGCTCCGGAGACTGGTTCGAATGTTTCTAATCAATTGAACCAAGGAGAAGTAGCGGTTACATTGACAGCAACAGATGACCTTAGTGGAGTAGCAGCAACCTACTATTCTATAAACGGTGCTGAATTCGTTGAAGGTACTACATTAACAGTTACCGAAGCTGGTCTAAATGAAGTATCATTCTACAGCATGGACAACGCGGGTAATGTAGAAGAAGTGAAAACAGCTGAAGTGAAGGTTGATAATGTAGCTCCAGAAACGGTTTCAAATGTTGTGAACCAGTGGAATCAAGGAGAAGTAGCGGTTACATTGACAGCAACGGATGACCTTAGTGGAGTAGCAGCAACATACTATTCTATTAACGGCGCTGAATTCGTTGAAGGTACTACATTAACAGTTACCGAAGCTGGCGTAAATGAAGTATCATTCTACAGTGTGGACAACGCGGGTAATGTAGAAGAAGTGAAAACAGCTGAAGTGAAGGTTGATAATGTAGCTCCAGAAACGGTTTCAGATGTTGTGGAACAGTGGAACCAAGGAGAAGTAGCGGTTACATTGACAGCAACGGATGACCTTAGTGGAGTAGCAGCAACATACTATTCTATTAACGGCGCTGAATTCGTTGAAGGTACTACATTAACAGTTACCGAAGCTGGCGTAAATGAAGTATCATTCTACAGTGTGGACAACGCGGGTAATGTAGAAGAAGTGAAAACAGCTGAAGTGAAGGTTGATAATGTAGCTCCAGAAACGGTTTCAGATGTTGTGGAACAGTGGAACCAAGGAGAAGTAGCGGTTACATTGACAGCAACGGATGACCTTAGTGGAGTAGCAGCAACATACTATTCTATTAACGGCGCTGAATTCGTTGAAGGTACTACATTAACAGTTATCGAAGCTGGCGTAAATGAAGTATCATTCTACAGTGTGGACAACGCGGGTAATGTAGAAGAAGTGAAAACAGTTGAAGTGAAGATTGATACTGAAGCTCCAAAAACGGTTTCAGATGTTGTGAACCAGTGGAATCAAGGAGAAGTAGCGGTTACATTGACAGCAACGGATGACCTTAGTGGAGTAGCAACAACATACTATTCTATTAACGGCGCTGAATTCGTTGAAGGTACTACATTAACAGTTACCGAAGCTGGTCTAAATGAAGTATCATTCTACAGTGTGGACAACGCGGGTAATGTAGAAGAAGTGAAAACGGTAGAAGTGAAAATTGATACAATGGCTCCAAAGACTGCTTCGGATGTTTCCAATCAGCAGAATCAAGGGGAAGTAGTAGTTCAATTAACAGCAACGGATGACCATAGTGGAGTAGCAGCAACCTACTATTCTATTAACGGCGCTGAATTCGTGGAAGGAACCACGGTAACGGTTACTGAAGCTGGCGTAAATGAAGTATCATTCTACAGCGCTGACAACGCAGGCAATGTAGAAGATGTGAAAACGATTGAAGTTATAACAGATATAAATGCTCCTGAAACTGGATCAAATGTTTCTGACCAGTGGAACCAAGGAGAAGTAGCCGTTGAATTAACAGCAAGAGATGCTGGTAGCGGTGTAGCAGCAACGTATTATTCTGTAAATGGTTCTGAATTCGTCGCAGGCACAGCGTTTACTGTTACTGAAGAAGGCATAAATGAAGTGTCATTCTACAGCGTGGACAACGCGGGTAATGTGGAAGAAGTAAAAACAATCGAAGTGAAGATCGACAAAACAGCTCCAACCGTGTCCATTCCATTAGACAGTGAAATCAGTCTGGGCTCATTCATCCAATTGGATTACCTTGCAGAGGATAACCTTTCAGGTATCACTGTTGAAAAAATGACGCTTAACGGCGAGACGTATAAAAAAGGCGACAAGGTATTCCTTTATAAACCAGGTGTGAACAAGCTAGTCGTGACGGTAACGGATGCGGCCGGTTGGTCCACTCAAGTAGAAAAGGAATTCGAAATTTACATTTCGCTCGAGCTTGAGGTTTTACCGAAAGTGATTAAAGGAAACAAAGGAGTCTTTACGGTGAAGGCTGATTTACCGTTCAACTATTTTGGTTTCTCCTATGATGTTTCAACTGTTACATTAAATGGAGTAGCAGCTGATCCAAAAAATAAGGGTTTAGAAAAGCAAGCCGAAAAAGGTCATTTTAAATTCGAACGGGAAGATTTTGATTGGGAAAAAGGCGAAGTTACCCTTGAATTACGTGGTCATTTAGATAACGGATATTTAGTTATTGCCAAAAAAACGGTCCAAGTAAAATAA
- the fliD gene encoding flagellar filament capping protein FliD, whose protein sequence is MNYSSITRLTGFASGMDTDSIVKKLMNAESISLNKLKQNQQKQTWQSDAYRQWNTDLLAFRTNTVFNMSLSKSYNTFDVTSSQENAVSATASGSSLAGSYSVAVKQLASSATYTGDKVSLDSTKSLGNSVQGTGQLAADTSVTIKVNNDPKNPVAQLSATIDIKTTDSINDVVAKINDAKDSSGKSLGLQAFYDQTLQQFTLKTKETGAVTKIDLSANTSAESQAFLRNTLGVDTANLVATGRNATIIFNGNEITSLASNDATIMGINFSFKSPTVDASGNITESTVAVSQNTDGVIKNIKEFIDQYNSILDKINKAVSDPVYRDYQPILEEQRSEMSEKQIEMWEGKAKSGLLRSDSILTGVANKMRNAVTSIIDTGSSYHSFASIGISSKSFQDKGKLYVDETKLREAIQTDPDAVEKLFSQLGDSEKGTNGVINRISDALQEAIKMVTNKAGSTGNSQYDQSVIGKLLSNTQTDISRQVEKLSRKESHYYRQFAAMEQAMSRLNSQSSWLYQQTNGGM, encoded by the coding sequence GTGAATTATTCCTCAATCACCAGGCTAACAGGGTTTGCATCTGGAATGGATACAGATTCGATTGTTAAAAAGTTGATGAATGCGGAGAGTATCTCACTTAACAAATTGAAGCAGAATCAACAAAAACAAACGTGGCAAAGTGATGCATATCGGCAATGGAACACAGATTTGTTGGCGTTTCGAACAAATACGGTTTTTAATATGAGTCTATCAAAGTCCTATAATACCTTTGATGTCACCTCAAGCCAGGAAAATGCAGTCTCAGCCACCGCTTCAGGTAGCTCTCTAGCGGGGAGTTATTCGGTAGCAGTCAAGCAATTGGCTAGTTCTGCTACGTATACGGGCGATAAAGTGAGCTTAGATTCAACCAAATCACTAGGGAATTCCGTTCAAGGTACAGGTCAACTAGCAGCAGATACCTCCGTTACAATCAAGGTCAACAATGACCCGAAAAATCCAGTAGCCCAGTTATCTGCTACCATCGACATTAAAACGACAGATTCGATTAACGATGTAGTGGCGAAAATAAACGACGCCAAGGATAGTTCAGGGAAAAGCTTGGGGTTGCAAGCCTTCTATGATCAAACCTTACAGCAATTTACGCTAAAAACGAAGGAAACGGGTGCGGTTACTAAAATAGACCTAAGTGCGAATACGAGTGCGGAAAGTCAGGCGTTTTTACGTAATACCCTAGGTGTTGACACGGCAAATTTAGTGGCTACAGGCAGAAATGCCACGATCATTTTTAATGGCAATGAAATTACCAGCTTGGCCTCTAATGATGCAACGATAATGGGCATTAACTTTTCCTTTAAAAGCCCAACTGTTGATGCGAGTGGAAATATAACGGAAAGTACTGTGGCCGTCTCTCAAAACACGGACGGTGTGATAAAGAATATCAAGGAATTTATAGATCAATATAATAGTATCCTCGACAAGATCAATAAAGCTGTCTCTGATCCTGTCTATCGGGATTACCAACCAATATTAGAGGAACAACGCAGTGAGATGTCAGAGAAACAAATTGAAATGTGGGAGGGTAAAGCAAAAAGTGGTCTTCTTCGTAGTGACAGTATTCTTACAGGGGTAGCAAATAAAATGCGAAATGCTGTCACCTCGATCATCGACACTGGCAGTTCTTATCATTCATTTGCTTCAATCGGAATTTCATCGAAAAGCTTTCAGGACAAGGGAAAACTTTATGTGGATGAAACCAAATTACGAGAGGCGATTCAAACCGATCCTGATGCAGTTGAAAAACTGTTCTCCCAACTAGGCGATTCTGAAAAAGGGACAAATGGTGTGATTAATAGGATTTCCGATGCCTTACAGGAAGCGATTAAGATGGTAACCAATAAAGCTGGGAGTACGGGAAATAGCCAGTATGATCAAAGCGTTATTGGAAAGCTATTATCGAATACACAAACGGATATTTCGCGACAGGTAGAGAAGTTGTCACGAAAAGAAAGCCACTACTATCGTCAATTCGCGGCGATGGAACAAGCGATGTCGCGCCTAAATTCACAAAGCTCGTGGTTATACCAGCAAACAAACGGAGGAATGTAA
- a CDS encoding glucosaminidase domain-containing protein, with the protein MNVGPLSTNWLLYKTIMDTSRIGQSDRTNLSGLSSTSFGILLEQALLQAQMNQNGTEVSSLLFANLNLSPAVGVDSSLKRSLPTLTSETTSGAVLNNQLKGVLENTGHLFVAAGEKYQINPAFLASISMHETGNGTSNAARFKYNVAGMMGKNGLKTYASIEESIFDMARNLRENYLDKGKLTISQIGAKYAPIGATNDPNQLNNHWVTGVQSNFDTLAKGTDIA; encoded by the coding sequence ATGAATGTTGGACCTTTGTCTACGAATTGGTTGCTTTATAAAACCATCATGGACACTTCACGTATCGGACAAAGTGATCGTACAAATCTATCAGGCCTTTCTAGCACTTCCTTTGGGATCTTACTAGAACAAGCCCTACTGCAAGCGCAAATGAATCAAAATGGTACCGAGGTTTCATCTCTGTTGTTTGCTAATTTGAACTTGTCTCCCGCTGTCGGTGTTGACTCTTCATTAAAAAGAAGCTTGCCAACCCTTACTTCTGAAACAACGAGTGGAGCCGTTCTAAATAACCAACTTAAAGGCGTTTTAGAAAATACCGGTCATCTTTTCGTAGCCGCCGGGGAAAAGTATCAAATCAATCCTGCTTTTCTAGCGTCCATCTCAATGCACGAAACTGGTAATGGAACATCGAATGCTGCGCGCTTTAAATATAATGTCGCAGGGATGATGGGCAAAAACGGTTTAAAAACCTACGCCTCCATTGAAGAAAGTATCTTCGATATGGCCCGTAACCTAAGAGAAAATTATTTAGATAAAGGAAAATTGACCATCTCTCAAATCGGAGCCAAATATGCTCCCATCGGCGCTACCAACGACCCTAACCAATTAAATAACCACTGGGTAACAGGAGTTCAGAGTAACTTTGATACGTTAGCAAAGGGGACCGATATCGCTTAG
- a CDS encoding flagellar hook-length control protein FliK translates to MLQFPGVDNKVINRSSNITELDVEKTNLFDTMFQLIGQQQQQEKDTELLQGSNQWGLLASLQQNGITGPLILPVPDGGEKMNTFTQEVRLPQAEPNRANQTLVNNLLDSNGGIPAPASQTEEMTADVEALLQVKDSSVLQEKLGEQEIRVSPYQTNDGDSNQNEQPNGSQTGNNTNAEAVTIVNSTAVPTFTSDVEAMQNPPQPVRAAQFNQDVTLFIQSTINGLGVKDGIEAAFTLTPEHLGKVEVKVTIQDGQVTAEFLTNTPIAKDLLETHVQTLRSALETQGLQVTKIDIAQQSTLNSNFMGTFSQKGESNQRQAQQESRKRSNQQLIQIEYGYQEYENETGWVSQINTTA, encoded by the coding sequence ATGCTCCAATTTCCAGGTGTAGATAATAAAGTCATCAATCGTTCAAGTAACATAACGGAGCTAGATGTAGAAAAGACGAATCTCTTTGATACGATGTTCCAGCTTATCGGTCAACAACAACAACAGGAAAAAGATACGGAGCTATTACAGGGTAGTAACCAATGGGGTCTACTAGCGTCACTACAGCAGAATGGAATAACGGGTCCTTTGATCCTCCCAGTACCAGATGGGGGAGAAAAAATGAACACTTTTACACAGGAGGTAAGACTTCCGCAAGCTGAGCCAAACCGAGCGAATCAAACTTTAGTCAACAACTTGCTTGATTCTAACGGAGGAATCCCAGCGCCTGCTAGTCAAACCGAAGAAATGACAGCAGATGTCGAAGCCCTACTTCAGGTAAAAGATTCGTCAGTATTACAAGAAAAGCTTGGTGAACAAGAAATCAGAGTGAGCCCTTACCAAACAAATGATGGGGATTCCAATCAAAATGAACAGCCAAATGGTAGCCAAACTGGTAATAATACTAACGCTGAAGCTGTCACGATCGTGAATTCAACGGCCGTGCCCACATTTACTTCCGATGTAGAGGCAATGCAAAACCCACCTCAACCAGTTAGGGCGGCACAGTTTAATCAGGATGTTACGTTATTTATACAATCTACGATAAATGGGCTGGGAGTTAAAGATGGTATAGAGGCAGCTTTTACCCTGACACCTGAGCATTTAGGAAAGGTTGAGGTGAAGGTGACGATTCAGGATGGACAGGTAACGGCCGAATTTCTGACCAATACCCCGATTGCGAAGGATTTACTGGAAACACATGTCCAGACGTTACGCTCGGCTTTGGAAACACAGGGGTTGCAGGTCACAAAGATTGATATTGCTCAGCAAAGCACGTTAAACTCCAACTTCATGGGAACCTTTTCGCAAAAGGGCGAGTCGAATCAAAGGCAAGCACAACAGGAATCGCGCAAACGTAGCAATCAACAACTGATACAGATCGAATATGGCTATCAAGAGTATGAAAATGAAACCGGATGGGTTTCACAAATCAATACAACAGCTTAA
- a CDS encoding flagellar hook capping FlgD N-terminal domain-containing protein has translation MTAIQSINTYATTLQSTQPKGQELGKEAFLKILVTQLQNQDPTQPQKDGELVAQMAQLSVLEQLSNLNSSLTSYLESSNNLSQYSYVLGNEVTWTNPDTNVHESGLVTGINYKDNQVYFKIGDQEVLSSAIHSMEIVNK, from the coding sequence ATGACAGCGATTCAATCAATTAATACCTATGCCACTACTTTGCAAAGTACACAGCCCAAGGGACAGGAGCTAGGAAAAGAGGCGTTTTTAAAAATACTCGTCACACAGCTACAAAATCAAGACCCCACTCAACCCCAGAAGGATGGAGAACTTGTGGCTCAAATGGCACAATTGAGTGTGTTGGAACAACTTTCTAACTTAAACAGCTCATTAACATCCTACCTGGAATCAAGCAATAATTTAAGTCAATATTCCTATGTGCTCGGAAACGAAGTCACCTGGACAAATCCAGATACCAATGTTCATGAGAGTGGATTGGTAACGGGAATTAATTACAAGGACAATCAGGTTTATTTTAAAATAGGCGATCAAGAAGTTTTATCAAGTGCCATTCATTCGATGGAAATCGTCAACAAATAG
- the flgF gene encoding flagellar basal-body rod protein FlgF, with protein MLRSLNSGVSGLRGFQTKLDVIGNNIANVNTVGFKKGRVVFEDIFSQTVKAATGPTGNSGGTNSIQVGLGTRVGSIDTLHTPGSPTTTNIGTDLYIDGDGFFVVQNPAGKQFLTRAGNFRVDSSNQLVNQNGMFVLDSTGTPITISDQFISFAIDANGSIIGVNPDGTTVDTGTRIGTVAVDNPSGLNKAGGSLYSLTPNADSRLMTTLLTNGSSTQIISGTLEMSNVDLSEELTEMITAQRGFQANAKIITVSDSILEELVNLKR; from the coding sequence ATGCTACGTTCATTAAATTCAGGAGTATCTGGTCTGCGTGGTTTTCAGACAAAGCTAGACGTAATTGGTAATAATATCGCCAACGTTAACACTGTAGGATTTAAAAAGGGTAGGGTCGTATTTGAAGATATTTTCAGTCAGACGGTTAAGGCGGCGACTGGTCCGACAGGGAACTCTGGTGGAACGAACTCGATTCAAGTGGGATTAGGAACAAGGGTTGGAAGCATTGATACGCTCCACACACCTGGGAGCCCAACGACTACTAATATAGGCACGGATCTTTATATTGATGGGGACGGTTTCTTTGTTGTTCAGAATCCTGCTGGGAAACAATTTTTAACCAGAGCAGGGAATTTCCGAGTAGATAGCAGTAATCAATTGGTGAATCAAAACGGTATGTTTGTTTTGGATAGTACGGGGACACCGATTACCATTTCGGATCAATTTATCTCCTTTGCAATTGATGCAAATGGGTCGATCATTGGGGTGAATCCTGATGGAACAACGGTTGACACTGGTACGAGGATTGGAACGGTAGCGGTTGATAATCCAAGTGGCTTGAATAAAGCCGGAGGATCCTTATATTCGTTAACACCGAATGCGGACTCACGGCTGATGACAACCTTGTTGACAAATGGAAGCAGTACGCAAATTATCTCTGGAACGCTTGAAATGTCCAATGTAGATTTATCGGAAGAATTAACAGAAATGATTACTGCCCAGCGTGGATTCCAAGCAAATGCAAAAATCATCACTGTCTCAGATTCTATATTAGAAGAATTAGTCAATCTAAAACGATAA
- the fliM gene encoding flagellar motor switch protein FliM produces MDNGGSNSQTFSDPSTMLKVYDFKKALRLSMEQVRVLTRIHENFAYQLASYISSELRSFVQVETSSVEQMLYEEFVNQLPATTILSVFESGEQGIRMAMDLNPEMAFVMIDRLLGGNGTVGDWGRSALTPIETNVLKRLLEGVAQILQKAWSDIMVLPLRYLNMETNPQFLQIGIPTETVIVINFQITIGKVEKSMHLCIPYILLEPFIPKLSSHKWYGHGNWVKNKEESEILQERIEHLIVPVITELGRATITMEDILGLNVNDVIQLNQLVDEPLQVRVNEETKFLAHPGTKKSRVAVKIEQLIEGEGKNE; encoded by the coding sequence ATGGACAACGGTGGTTCAAATTCTCAAACTTTTAGCGATCCTTCTACAATGCTGAAAGTCTATGATTTTAAAAAAGCTTTGCGGTTATCGATGGAACAGGTTCGGGTGCTGACGAGAATCCATGAAAACTTTGCCTATCAGCTTGCATCCTATATTTCATCGGAATTACGTTCTTTTGTCCAAGTTGAGACATCGTCTGTTGAACAGATGCTGTACGAGGAATTCGTGAACCAATTACCAGCTACGACGATTTTAAGTGTTTTTGAATCAGGTGAACAAGGAATCCGGATGGCAATGGATCTTAATCCAGAAATGGCCTTTGTGATGATTGACCGTCTATTAGGTGGCAACGGGACGGTAGGGGATTGGGGTCGATCGGCCTTAACACCTATCGAAACCAATGTTTTAAAGCGTCTATTGGAGGGGGTTGCACAAATCCTTCAGAAAGCCTGGAGTGATATTATGGTGCTGCCGCTTCGCTATTTGAACATGGAAACGAATCCTCAATTTTTACAAATAGGAATTCCCACAGAAACCGTCATCGTCATTAACTTCCAGATCACGATTGGTAAAGTGGAAAAATCTATGCATCTTTGTATCCCTTATATTTTGTTAGAGCCGTTTATTCCGAAGTTATCCTCCCATAAATGGTATGGTCATGGAAATTGGGTGAAAAACAAGGAAGAAAGTGAAATTTTGCAAGAACGGATTGAACATTTAATTGTACCCGTCATCACTGAATTAGGACGAGCGACAATTACGATGGAGGATATCCTCGGCTTAAATGTCAATGACGTCATTCAATTAAACCAGTTGGTTGATGAGCCGCTTCAAGTGAGGGTCAATGAAGAAACGAAATTCTTGGCACATCCGGGCACAAAGAAATCAAGAGTTGCAGTCAAGATTGAGCAATTAATAGAAGGAGAAGGCAAAAATGAATGA
- the fliS gene encoding flagellar export chaperone FliS: MINPNEIYQRNQVLTASSEELTLLLYNGAIKFVNQAKLAIEKKDPAKAHSFIMRTQEILTELMLTLNRDYELSNSLFSLYDYLKQRMVEANMTKDIEILKEVEGMIQELKATWVQAMKSVKTL; this comes from the coding sequence TTGATTAATCCAAATGAGATCTACCAAAGAAATCAGGTGCTAACAGCGAGTTCGGAAGAGTTGACCTTATTGCTCTATAATGGCGCCATCAAGTTTGTGAACCAGGCGAAGCTGGCGATTGAAAAAAAGGATCCAGCGAAGGCACATTCATTCATTATGAGAACACAGGAAATTCTTACAGAGCTGATGTTGACATTAAATAGAGACTACGAACTATCGAACTCGCTTTTTTCTCTTTATGATTATTTGAAACAAAGAATGGTCGAAGCGAATATGACAAAGGATATTGAAATCCTGAAAGAAGTAGAAGGCATGATTCAGGAATTAAAGGCAACCTGGGTTCAAGCTATGAAATCAGTTAAAACACTTTAA
- the flgB gene encoding flagellar basal body rod protein FlgB, which yields MNQMMGVMSKALDASSLRQKSISNNIANVNTPNYKPTKVSFEEQLRQEIQSQFIGKQTNEKHITIGATSGLPSAKLVQNQMIFNNSGNGVDLDYEMTQLSQNTIWYQSLTYGLNEEFNLVKTAIRGR from the coding sequence ATGAACCAAATGATGGGAGTTATGTCAAAAGCATTGGATGCCTCCTCTTTACGTCAAAAGTCCATTTCCAACAATATCGCCAATGTGAACACACCCAATTATAAACCGACGAAGGTATCCTTTGAAGAACAATTACGGCAAGAAATTCAGAGCCAATTTATTGGCAAGCAGACGAATGAAAAGCATATCACAATTGGAGCAACCTCAGGTCTTCCGTCTGCTAAATTGGTACAGAATCAAATGATTTTTAATAACAGTGGCAATGGCGTCGATTTGGATTATGAGATGACGCAGCTAAGCCAAAATACGATCTGGTACCAATCGTTAACCTACGGTTTGAATGAAGAATTTAATTTAGTTAAAACAGCGATTAGAGGAAGGTGA